The Sorangiineae bacterium MSr11954 DNA segment GCCCATCAGGCGTTCTCCTCGCCGTCGACCTCGAGGGTGCGGCGGCGCATGAAGCCAAGGCCCGTAAAACGAAAGCCGGCGCGGGTGAAGGCGCTCGCCATCGGGCTGGCGTTGGCCGACGCTCCGTCGATGGTCGTGATGAACAGCACCTTGCGCTGCCCGGAATCGACCAAGCGCCCCAGCCCCTCGACCAGCGCGCGCTCGGCCGCGCCGCGCAAGGGTTCGTGCGACGGGAGGAATGTCATCAACGAGTCGGCGCTGCGCGCGAGGTAGCCCACCAGCTTTCCGTCGTACACGATCACGTACGCGCCCGCGATCCTCTTGGGGCTCGTCCGATTGTCGGCCGTGTCGGGCGCGGCCGGCCAGGGCAGGATGGCGCCATAGGGGTTGCTCGGATCGGTGGCCGCCAGGATGAAGCAGCGCGGCTCGTCCTCGGTCGCGCGAAAGCTGCGGAGGCGATCGTCGGCGCCGGGCAGGGCAAACTGGGTCGCGCCTTGCCCGGCGATGAAGTAGCCGCGGCGGATCTTGCCCGCCTCCTCCATGGCCTTGAACACGTCGTAGACGGCGGAGAAGCCGCCCGTGATGCGCTCGGCTTGCACCGCCTCGCGGGTGACCACGCCGTAGCGTTCGAGCAGGGCGCGGGCGAGGGCGACGCGCCTCGCGGTGTCGGGCGCGGACGAGGTGCGCAAGGACCAGCGGCCTTCGGTGCCGGGGGTGCCGCCGAAGGAGCCGCGGCGGTGGCGGTGGCGCTCCTCGGAGGCGCGTGCATTCTGCAAGCTTCGCAGCGGCTCGAGGGTGTCGTTGGTGATCTCGCCCGCCCACACCATGTCCCACAAAGCGTCTTTGAGCTCCGTGGGGAAGCCGCCGAGCTCGCGCGCGATGTCCTTGAAGAAGACGGCGCCGCGGCGGTTCAAATAGTCGCGGATGCGCTGGTGCACCTTGCCCTCGCAGGGCGTGCGCGCGAGGGCGAGCAAGGGCTCGTTCTCGGCCAAATACAGGGCGATGCGGCCGTCGTTTGCGCCGAGCGACTCCACGCCGGCCCACGTGACCTCGCCCGAGGCGCAGAGGGCGTCGAGATCCCAGGGGCGAAAGCCCTCGACCCGCGCCGGGAGGATTTCGCTCTCGAGCACGGAGGCCGGGATGGGGCACCCTTCGAGCTGCGCGATGGCCGAGAGCAGCGCTTCGGGGCCGCGGCGCCGGCGGCCGACCCCTTGCCACGCGGGGAGAAAGCGCCCGAGCGCGTCGGCGTCGACCGGCTCCACCTCGCGCCGCAGACGCGCGAGCGCCTTGCGCCGCAGGGCGCGCAGCACCTCGGCGTCGCAGTACTCGGAGATCTCCTCGCGGCCCACGGTGAAGGCGCCCTGCACCACCCGGCCCTCGCCGATGAGGCGCTCCAACGTCACGATGGCCACCGCGGGGCCCCAACCGAAGCGCTCGGCCACCGCATCGGCGGTGAACGGGCCGTGGGTGCGCGCGTAGCGGGCCACCAGATCGCCGACCGGATCGGCCACCGGGTCGAGCAGCTCGAAGGCGATGCCGCGCGGGAGCGCCACGCCGACGGCATCGCGCAAGCGCGACGCGTCCTCGATGGCCGCGTAGCGCTTCTGGCCCGCGATCTCCACGGCGATGATGCGGCGGCTGTTCACCAGCTCCTCGAGCCACGCGCGAACGGTGTCGGCGTCGATGCTGGAGTCGACCCTGGCGTGCACTTCGCTCAAGGTCAGATCGCCCACCGCGAGGAAGAGATCGTGCAGCCCGTCCAGGTGGCGCGCGGGGTAGGTGAGGTGCTGCAGGTACTGCTCGTGCTCGCGCACCAGCTCGGGGTCGAGCAGCTTGCGGAGCTCGTCCTCGCCGAGCAGTTCGCGCAGCTGCACATGGTCGATGGTGAGCGCCTGCGCGCGGCGCTCGGCCAGCGGCGCGTCGTTCTCGTACATGAAGTTGCCGACGAACATGAACAAGAGCGACGCCGCGAACGGGGAGGGGCGATCGGTGTCGATGGTCACCACGCGCATCTTTCGCGTCTCGATGCGCTGGAGCACGTCGATGAGGCCCGGCAAGTCGAAGACGTCGCGCAGGCACTCCCGGTACGTCTCGAGCAAAATGGGGAAGCTCGGGAAGCGCGCGGCCACGCTGAGCAGATCGCGCGCGCGGCGGCGCTGCGCCCAGAGCGGGGTGCGCTTGCCGATCTGGCGCCGCGGCAGCAAGAGGGCGCGCGCGGCGTTCTCGCGGAAGCGCGCCGCGAAGAGGGCGCTCTGGCCGAGCGCGCCGGTGATCAGCTCCTCGACGCTCTCGGAGGGCGGCAGAAAGAGCTCGCTCTTCGGCGGCTCGTGGGTGCCGGTCACGCGAAAGACGATGCCGTCGTCGTTGTAGATGACGTCGGCCTCGCCGGCGTGCTCGGCGCGCAGGCGCGCGATGACGCACGTGGCCCACGGCGCGTGTACGCGCGAGCCGAAGGGGCTCAAAATGGAG contains these protein-coding regions:
- a CDS encoding DEAD/DEAH box helicase; the encoded protein is MPKRTSRLESAPSSIADASVLPARRAIRDDGGNPLSAFHEPVRTWFEGALGKPTRAQVLAWAPIARGESTLLLAPTGSGKTLAAFLWAIDALMWTTPPSPPKSGKRSIVRAPANGLAPSPRRGIRVLYISPLKALAVDVQKNLRTPLSGVLGIARERETVVHEPTVLVRTGDTPPKERAQMRRTPPDILITTPESLYLMLTSAARSMLADVETVILDEIHQLVPTKRGAHLALSLERLEVLREKKTPVQRIGLSATQRPLDEVSRLLGGLHDGKPRPVTIVDASEPKRIELRVEAPQMPHIASSNGVGEYKSPSANGSKSASKSEHANGGPPGHKSAASSGPQTVWPEVHERLLGLIAQHRSTMVFVNSRRLAERLAAALNERAGAEIALAHHGSLALEKRTAIEDRLKYGELPAIVATSSLELGIDMGAVDLVVQIEAPPSIASGIQRVGRAGHTVAGTSTGVLIPKHRADLLACAAASAAMRAGEVEETFYPRSPLDVLAQQIVAIVALEPTTEGALYALVRRAAPYADLPRSAFDGVLDMLSGRYPSDEFAGLRPRLTWDRKSGKISARTGAHALAIANAGTIPDRGLYGVFLNGGEGAGRRVGELDEEMVFELRLGDVFLLGASSWRVDEITTDKVLVSPAAGHPGKMPFWRGDRAGRSHAFGAAIGELTRLMAKLAPDAAALRLEKKHGLDTAAAQACVQYVRDQLDFAGEVPSDKALVIERFVDEVGDFRISILSPFGSRVHAPWATCVIARLRAEHAGEADVIYNDDGIVFRVTGTHEPPKSELFLPPSESVEELITGALGQSALFAARFRENAARALLLPRRQIGKRTPLWAQRRRARDLLSVAARFPSFPILLETYRECLRDVFDLPGLIDVLQRIETRKMRVVTIDTDRPSPFAASLLFMFVGNFMYENDAPLAERRAQALTIDHVQLRELLGEDELRKLLDPELVREHEQYLQHLTYPARHLDGLHDLFLAVGDLTLSEVHARVDSSIDADTVRAWLEELVNSRRIIAVEIAGQKRYAAIEDASRLRDAVGVALPRGIAFELLDPVADPVGDLVARYARTHGPFTADAVAERFGWGPAVAIVTLERLIGEGRVVQGAFTVGREEISEYCDAEVLRALRRKALARLRREVEPVDADALGRFLPAWQGVGRRRRGPEALLSAIAQLEGCPIPASVLESEILPARVEGFRPWDLDALCASGEVTWAGVESLGANDGRIALYLAENEPLLALARTPCEGKVHQRIRDYLNRRGAVFFKDIARELGGFPTELKDALWDMVWAGEITNDTLEPLRSLQNARASEERHRHRRGSFGGTPGTEGRWSLRTSSAPDTARRVALARALLERYGVVTREAVQAERITGGFSAVYDVFKAMEEAGKIRRGYFIAGQGATQFALPGADDRLRSFRATEDEPRCFILAATDPSNPYGAILPWPAAPDTADNRTSPKRIAGAYVIVYDGKLVGYLARSADSLMTFLPSHEPLRGAAERALVEGLGRLVDSGQRKVLFITTIDGASANASPMASAFTRAGFRFTGLGFMRRRTLEVDGEENA